From a region of the Odoribacter splanchnicus DSM 20712 genome:
- a CDS encoding glycerol-3-phosphate dehydrogenase/oxidase codes for MKREDLLSKISDPSKVWDVVVIGGGATGLGVAVDAVTRGYSVALFEWEDFAKATSSRSTKLVHGGVRYLAQGDVSLVLEALYERGLLQQNAPHLVKNQSFLIPNYRYWDNFLYTVGLTIYDILAGRLSLGRSKYVSKKKTTSYLPTVRVDGLKGGVVYHDGQFDDSRLAVNLAQSCVENGGCPINRMKVTAILHGSDGRARGVKVQDLMNGQEYEVKAKAVINATGIFVDSIMEMDVPTHEHMVKPSQGVHLVLDKSFLQSDYAIMIPKTDDGRVLFAVPWHDKVVVGTTDTLREHPELEPQALESEIEFILNTAGRYLTRKPQRSDVLSVFAGLRPLAAPKKEGKSTKEISRSHKIFVSENKLITITGGKWTTYRRMAEDTVDKAIELNLLEKKACVTKKFRIHGYQLNPDLNNHLYIYGSDIQAIKTLMQSDPAMAEKLHPKYDYTVAEVVWAVREEMALNVEDILARRVRLLFLDARVAAEVAPKVARIVAKELGYDQAWIDGQVKEFTDLAGHYILE; via the coding sequence ATGAAACGAGAAGATTTATTATCCAAAATCTCTGATCCGTCCAAAGTCTGGGATGTTGTCGTTATCGGAGGAGGTGCAACCGGTTTGGGAGTTGCCGTAGATGCAGTTACAAGAGGGTATAGTGTCGCTTTATTCGAATGGGAAGATTTTGCAAAAGCAACTTCCAGTCGTAGTACCAAGTTGGTGCATGGAGGAGTCCGGTATTTGGCTCAGGGAGATGTTTCATTGGTATTGGAGGCTTTGTACGAAAGAGGATTACTCCAACAGAATGCTCCGCATCTGGTAAAAAATCAATCTTTTCTGATTCCGAATTATCGTTATTGGGATAACTTTCTTTATACAGTCGGACTGACGATATACGATATCCTCGCCGGCCGTCTTAGTCTGGGGCGTTCTAAATATGTATCCAAAAAGAAGACTACGTCTTATTTACCGACGGTCCGGGTGGATGGTTTGAAGGGAGGGGTAGTCTATCATGACGGTCAATTCGACGATTCCCGCCTGGCAGTCAATCTGGCTCAGTCCTGTGTCGAAAATGGCGGATGTCCGATCAACCGTATGAAAGTAACGGCGATATTACACGGATCCGATGGCCGGGCAAGAGGGGTGAAGGTTCAGGATTTGATGAACGGGCAGGAATATGAAGTGAAAGCCAAAGCGGTGATTAATGCGACCGGCATCTTTGTGGATAGCATTATGGAAATGGATGTGCCGACTCACGAGCATATGGTGAAACCGAGCCAAGGGGTACATTTGGTCCTGGATAAGTCGTTTCTGCAAAGTGATTACGCTATCATGATCCCCAAGACCGACGATGGCCGGGTATTGTTTGCCGTGCCCTGGCATGACAAAGTGGTTGTCGGAACGACCGATACTTTACGGGAACATCCGGAATTGGAGCCACAAGCTCTGGAGTCGGAAATCGAATTTATCCTGAATACGGCCGGACGTTACCTGACTCGTAAACCTCAACGGAGCGATGTCCTTTCGGTATTTGCCGGATTACGTCCATTAGCGGCTCCCAAAAAGGAAGGTAAAAGTACGAAAGAAATTTCCCGGAGTCATAAGATTTTTGTTTCTGAAAATAAGCTGATTACCATCACCGGAGGGAAATGGACCACCTATCGGAGAATGGCAGAAGATACGGTGGATAAGGCGATCGAATTGAATCTGCTGGAAAAGAAAGCATGTGTGACAAAAAAATTCCGGATTCATGGTTATCAATTAAATCCGGATCTCAATAATCATTTGTATATTTATGGCTCGGATATTCAGGCGATCAAAACCTTGATGCAGTCCGATCCGGCTATGGCCGAAAAACTGCATCCCAAATATGATTACACTGTGGCCGAGGTGGTATGGGCGGTTCGGGAAGAGATGGCATTGAATGTTGAGGATATACTGGCCAGGCGTGTCAGGTTATTGTTCCTGGATGCCCGGGTGGCTGCCGAAGTTGCCCCTAAAGTGGCCCGGATCGTTGCCAAAGAATTGGGATACGATCAGGCCTGGATCGATGGGCAGGTAAAAGAGTTTACCGATTTGGCCGGACACTATATTTTAGAGTAA
- the glpK gene encoding glycerol kinase GlpK, with product MSEQYILSLDQGTSSSRAIVFDHDGEIKAVAQQEFRQIFPQPGWVEHHPQEIWTSQASVIAGAIASAGINGLDIAAIGITNQRETTIVWDRETGQPVYNAIVWQDRRTASYCDALKAEGKTEFIREKTGLIIDAYFSATKVKWILDHVEGAREKAEAGKLIFGTVDSWLVWKLTRGEVHITDVTNASRTMLYNIHRLAWDPELLELFGIPAAMLPEVKTSSEIYGHTKTTLFAHKIPIAGIAGDQQAALFGQMCTEPGMVKNTYGTGCFLLMNSGDKPVVSKNNLLATIAWKIGEEVTYALEGSIFVGGAIVQWLRDGLGIIRSSGEVETLAHSVPDAGGVYFVPALTGLAAPYWNQDVRGAISGISRGTTAAHIARAALEGIAFQTMDVVNAMIRDAGIELKELRVDGGAAANNVLMQFQADILNTTVIRPKIIETTALGAAYLAGLAVGYWSDIHEIRQHWHKEKEFIPSGEQQKMEELKEGWRDAVDRVLER from the coding sequence ATGTCAGAACAGTATATTTTATCGCTCGATCAGGGAACCAGTAGTTCCCGGGCAATTGTTTTCGACCACGATGGTGAAATCAAAGCTGTGGCTCAGCAAGAATTCCGGCAGATATTTCCTCAGCCGGGATGGGTGGAACATCATCCGCAGGAAATCTGGACCTCCCAGGCTTCTGTGATTGCCGGGGCTATTGCTTCGGCCGGTATTAACGGATTGGACATCGCTGCCATCGGGATTACAAATCAGCGGGAGACGACGATTGTATGGGATCGGGAGACCGGACAACCGGTTTATAATGCTATCGTCTGGCAAGACCGCCGTACGGCTTCATACTGTGATGCTTTGAAGGCTGAGGGGAAAACCGAATTTATCCGGGAGAAGACCGGATTGATCATAGACGCTTATTTCAGTGCCACTAAAGTCAAATGGATTCTGGATCATGTCGAGGGGGCAAGGGAAAAAGCCGAAGCCGGAAAGCTTATTTTTGGAACGGTGGATTCCTGGCTGGTCTGGAAATTGACCCGTGGGGAAGTGCATATTACGGACGTCACCAATGCTTCCCGTACGATGCTTTATAATATCCATCGGCTGGCCTGGGATCCGGAATTATTGGAACTGTTCGGTATTCCTGCCGCGATGTTACCTGAAGTCAAGACTTCCAGCGAAATATATGGACACACGAAAACGACCCTCTTTGCCCATAAAATACCGATTGCAGGCATTGCCGGGGATCAGCAGGCAGCCTTGTTCGGTCAGATGTGTACCGAACCCGGAATGGTAAAGAATACTTATGGAACGGGGTGTTTCCTCTTGATGAATAGTGGTGATAAACCGGTTGTCTCGAAGAATAATCTGCTGGCGACCATTGCCTGGAAAATCGGAGAAGAAGTGACTTATGCCCTCGAAGGAAGCATTTTTGTCGGCGGGGCGATCGTTCAGTGGTTGAGGGATGGTTTAGGGATTATCCGCTCTTCGGGCGAGGTGGAGACTTTGGCACATAGTGTGCCGGATGCCGGTGGGGTTTATTTTGTACCGGCATTGACAGGCTTGGCCGCTCCCTATTGGAATCAGGATGTCCGGGGAGCTATTTCGGGTATTAGCCGTGGAACGACAGCCGCTCATATTGCCAGGGCTGCCTTGGAGGGAATCGCTTTTCAAACCATGGATGTGGTCAATGCCATGATCCGGGATGCCGGTATCGAATTGAAAGAATTGCGGGTGGATGGAGGAGCTGCTGCGAATAATGTGTTGATGCAGTTTCAGGCCGATATTTTGAATACCACGGTCATACGACCCAAGATCATCGAGACCACAGCCCTGGGGGCTGCTTATCTGGCCGGTTTGGCGGTAGGTTATTGGAGCGATATTCATGAAATCCGTCAACATTGGCATAAAGAAAAGGAATTTATTCCTTCCGGAGAACAACAGAAAATGGAAGAACTGAAAGAGGGATGGAGAGATGCTGTCGATCGGGTGCTTGAACGATAA
- a CDS encoding MIP/aquaporin family protein, with translation MTISLFTKCLFEFIGTALLILLGDGVVASSLLKHSKGFGGGWVVITFAWGFAVMCGVFVAAPYSGAHLNPALSIGLALAHTFPWAYVPAYIIAQLAGGFLGAVLVYVFYKDHYDATEDPDVKLGTFCTMPAIRNIPRNLICEVIGTFVLVFVILCLAIDGNTPEVGLGSVGLFPVTFLIVAIGMSLGGATGYAINPARDLPPRFAHFVLPIRGKGSSGWGYSWVPVLGPILGACLAAGCYKIIFP, from the coding sequence ATGACGATTTCTTTATTCACAAAATGTCTGTTCGAATTTATCGGTACTGCTTTGCTGATCCTGCTGGGAGACGGAGTGGTGGCCAGTTCATTACTGAAGCATTCCAAAGGTTTCGGCGGAGGCTGGGTGGTGATTACTTTTGCCTGGGGATTTGCCGTCATGTGCGGGGTATTTGTGGCCGCTCCCTACTCGGGAGCTCACCTGAATCCGGCTTTGTCTATCGGTTTGGCGTTGGCTCATACTTTTCCCTGGGCTTATGTACCTGCCTATATTATAGCGCAATTGGCCGGTGGATTTTTGGGAGCTGTTCTGGTCTATGTTTTCTATAAAGATCATTACGATGCAACAGAAGATCCCGATGTGAAATTAGGTACTTTCTGTACGATGCCTGCAATCAGGAATATCCCCCGTAATCTGATTTGTGAGGTCATCGGTACTTTTGTATTGGTTTTTGTCATTTTGTGTCTGGCTATCGATGGGAATACGCCTGAGGTCGGATTGGGATCTGTGGGATTGTTTCCGGTGACTTTCCTGATTGTCGCTATCGGTATGTCTTTAGGAGGAGCTACCGGTTATGCTATCAATCCGGCCCGGGATTTGCCTCCCCGTTTCGCTCATTTTGTTTTACCGATCCGGGGTAAAGGGAGTAGTGGATGGGGATATAGCTGGGTCCCGGTTTTGGGTCCTATCCTGGGGGCCTGTCTGGCTGCCGGGTGTTATAAAATAATTTTTCCTTGA
- a CDS encoding DeoR/GlpR family DNA-binding transcription regulator: MEKIMSLSERHQKILELLKVNGIVSVNSLSRQLNVSSVTIRKDLGLLEEKKLLYRSHGGAIQIDPYIANRHVQEKEKQFPEEKKRIGMKAAEMLTPNDAIIIASGTTVLAFARCIPPEAQLTVLTSAMNVAMALLNCQQVEVIQLGGIVRHTSSSVTGEYALRMLENFSGTKLFLGVDGIDLKYGLTTTNFMEASVNRAMIDAAQKIIVLTDSSKFGRRGFGKICELDAVDQIITDSGVSPKVVRELEELGIKVSIV, from the coding sequence ATGGAAAAGATCATGTCATTGTCTGAAAGACATCAAAAGATTTTAGAATTATTAAAAGTAAACGGAATCGTTTCAGTAAATAGTCTTAGCCGGCAATTGAATGTTTCTTCGGTGACGATCCGGAAAGACTTGGGATTACTGGAAGAAAAGAAATTACTATATCGTTCACACGGAGGAGCTATTCAGATCGATCCCTATATAGCCAACCGGCATGTGCAGGAAAAAGAAAAACAGTTTCCGGAAGAAAAGAAAAGGATTGGTATGAAGGCTGCCGAAATGCTGACTCCCAATGACGCTATCATTATTGCTTCCGGTACTACGGTATTGGCTTTTGCCCGCTGTATACCTCCGGAGGCTCAGCTGACCGTACTGACTTCTGCGATGAACGTTGCCATGGCTCTCCTGAATTGTCAGCAGGTGGAAGTGATTCAGTTGGGCGGTATTGTCCGGCATACCTCTTCGTCGGTTACCGGAGAATATGCTTTGCGGATGTTGGAGAATTTTTCCGGGACGAAGCTTTTTCTGGGGGTAGATGGAATCGATTTAAAATATGGACTGACTACCACGAATTTTATGGAAGCCAGTGTAAATCGTGCGATGATCGATGCGGCGCAAAAGATTATTGTCCTGACCGACTCTTCTAAATTCGGCCGGCGGGGGTTTGGAAAGATCTGCGAACTGGATGCTGTCGACCAGATTATCACCGATTCCGGCGTATCTCCCAAAGTGGTCCGGGAATTAGAGGAGTTGGGGATTAAGGTGTCGATCGTCTAA
- a CDS encoding YaaA family protein, whose amino-acid sequence MQILLACAKNMTTRPELSPSILTKPKFLEEAERHALQLAAFTEAELGKALKCNPRLAILNKLRYLSFFDSDDSGPAVLSYNGIVYRHLRAWEFTEADYAYANNHLWICSFLYGLLRPMDRIKNYRLEGNVKLPNNDNRNMFDFWKPRLTDVLIDSVKQDDGCLVHLATEEMTRLFDWKRVRREVKVLEPQFFIREEDKLKTIVVYAKMCRGAMTRYILQNRLTTKEELTAFSYEEFNYRPEIVHAKAEALPFVLE is encoded by the coding sequence ATGCAGATATTACTCGCTTGTGCCAAAAACATGACGACAAGGCCTGAGCTTTCACCGTCAATCCTGACAAAGCCGAAGTTTCTGGAAGAAGCCGAACGCCATGCACTCCAATTAGCGGCCTTCACGGAAGCGGAATTGGGGAAAGCCCTGAAATGTAATCCACGCCTGGCTATCCTGAACAAACTACGTTATCTGTCTTTTTTCGATTCCGACGACAGCGGGCCTGCCGTGTTGTCATACAACGGCATAGTCTATCGCCACCTCCGCGCCTGGGAATTTACAGAAGCCGATTATGCCTACGCCAACAACCATCTGTGGATTTGCTCCTTTTTATATGGCCTGCTCCGGCCTATGGACCGGATCAAAAACTACCGTTTAGAGGGTAACGTAAAGTTACCGAACAACGACAACCGGAACATGTTCGATTTTTGGAAACCACGTTTGACCGATGTGCTGATCGATTCAGTAAAGCAGGACGATGGCTGCCTGGTGCATCTTGCCACAGAGGAAATGACCCGTCTGTTCGACTGGAAACGGGTCAGACGGGAAGTGAAAGTCCTGGAACCCCAATTTTTCATTCGTGAAGAAGACAAATTGAAAACCATTGTCGTATATGCCAAAATGTGTCGTGGTGCCATGACCCGCTATATCCTTCAAAATCGCCTGACGACTAAAGAAGAACTAACTGCTTTTTCCTACGAAGAATTCAATTACCGGCCCGAAATCGTCCACGCGAAAGCAGAGGCATTGCCGTTTGTATTGGAATAA
- the glpA gene encoding anaerobic glycerol-3-phosphate dehydrogenase subunit A, giving the protein MKQNDMTKPFDVIVIGGGATGAGIARDCARRGIRVLLIERFDISTGATGRNHGLLHSGARYAVTDQESAEECIKENRILRRIASHCVEETDGLFLSLPEDDIQYQAKFVDACRRAGIRADIIDPKEALLLEPSANPAIIGAVRVPDGAVDPFRLTTSNIIDARNHGAEILTYHEATELIREQDRIVGVKALDHRTKETKNYYANVVVNAGGIWGHNIAKMAGITVNMLPAKGALLIFGHRVNNIVLNRCRKPADADILVPGDTISLIGTTSSKVSFNEVDRMYVTPGEVDLLLREGEKLAPVLAQTRILRAYAGVRPLVAADDDPSGRNVSRGIVLLDHAVRDGLEGFITITGGKLMTYRLMAEWATDLICKKLNVNVPCTTASEKLPGSREDREEVEKKIISVPLAQRNSSIYRHGDLAERFSGNDVLENSLVCECEEVSVGEVKYALNELEVHNLVDLRRRTRVGMGTCQGELCACRAAGLMSSMHKYCTKRAKEDLASFLNERWKGMAPIAWGDTLRESEYTAWIYESVCGLKMSQKQEE; this is encoded by the coding sequence ATGAAACAAAATGATATGACCAAGCCATTTGATGTGATTGTAATCGGCGGTGGTGCAACCGGTGCTGGAATTGCCAGAGACTGTGCCCGTAGAGGGATTCGTGTGCTTTTGATCGAGCGATTCGATATATCGACGGGAGCGACGGGACGAAATCACGGTTTGTTGCATAGTGGTGCCCGCTATGCAGTGACTGATCAGGAATCGGCAGAGGAATGTATTAAAGAAAACAGGATTCTTCGGCGGATTGCCAGTCATTGTGTGGAAGAGACCGACGGTCTGTTCCTGAGTTTGCCGGAGGATGACATTCAATATCAGGCAAAATTTGTCGATGCTTGTCGACGTGCCGGAATCCGGGCCGATATTATCGATCCGAAAGAAGCGCTGTTGCTGGAGCCATCTGCCAATCCGGCTATTATCGGGGCGGTAAGGGTTCCCGATGGGGCTGTCGATCCTTTCCGTTTGACCACTTCGAATATCATCGATGCCCGTAATCATGGGGCTGAAATTCTCACTTACCACGAGGCGACGGAATTAATCCGTGAACAGGATCGTATCGTCGGAGTGAAAGCCCTGGATCATAGGACGAAAGAGACTAAAAATTATTATGCTAACGTTGTCGTAAATGCCGGAGGAATCTGGGGACACAACATCGCTAAGATGGCGGGAATAACGGTGAATATGCTGCCTGCTAAAGGTGCCCTGCTGATTTTCGGGCATCGGGTGAATAATATTGTTTTGAACCGGTGCCGCAAGCCTGCGGATGCCGATATTCTGGTTCCGGGTGACACGATTTCATTGATCGGAACCACTTCGAGCAAGGTGTCGTTTAATGAAGTCGACCGGATGTATGTGACTCCCGGTGAGGTGGATTTATTGTTACGCGAAGGGGAAAAATTGGCTCCGGTCCTGGCACAAACCCGTATTTTGCGGGCTTATGCGGGTGTACGGCCTTTGGTTGCGGCAGACGACGATCCGAGTGGCCGGAATGTGAGTCGGGGAATTGTGCTGCTGGATCATGCTGTCCGGGATGGACTTGAGGGATTTATTACGATTACCGGCGGGAAGCTGATGACCTACCGGCTGATGGCTGAGTGGGCTACCGATTTAATTTGTAAAAAGTTGAATGTGAACGTCCCGTGTACGACCGCCAGTGAAAAATTGCCCGGTTCGAGGGAGGATCGTGAAGAAGTGGAGAAAAAGATTATCTCGGTACCCTTGGCTCAGCGAAATTCTTCTATTTACCGGCATGGAGATCTGGCGGAAAGATTTTCCGGGAATGATGTGCTGGAAAATAGTTTAGTATGTGAGTGTGAGGAAGTTTCTGTCGGAGAGGTAAAGTATGCTTTGAATGAATTAGAAGTGCACAATCTGGTGGATTTGAGAAGAAGGACGCGTGTCGGAATGGGTACCTGTCAGGGAGAACTTTGTGCATGCCGGGCTGCCGGATTGATGAGCAGTATGCATAAATATTGTACTAAACGGGCGAAAGAAGATCTGGCTTCTTTCTTGAATGAGAGATGGAAGGGGATGGCGCCTATCGCCTGGGGGGATACTTTGCGGGAAAGTGAGTATACAGCCTGGATTTATGAAAGTGTGTGCGGTTTGAAAATGTCTCAAAAACAAGAAGAGTAA
- the glpB gene encoding glycerol-3-phosphate dehydrogenase subunit GlpB — MKFDTIIIGGGLAGLVAGICLSKHGQRCVIISSGQSALHFSSGSLDLLNVLPDGTEVAHPLKAIGQLQEQAPAHPYVKMGMEVFSRLTGEAERFFEEVGIHMSGSALKNHYRVTPMGTLKPAWLTLKDHPDCDAADRLPWKKIAIFNVLGFLDFYTQFIADEFRKMGTESRIHSFNFPALEYLRKNPTEMRSVNIARMFEKQENLDELATLLKREAGEVEAIVLPAVFGLNQDTALDYLQKRVGKEICLLPTLPPSVPGIRTQQQLRKCFQQAGGVYMLGDTVLRAEQEGNRISRLFSYNHGEIPFVGKHIILASGSYFSQGLIATSERVYEPVFDLDVTYPEDRNLWYGRNAFDRQPYEGFGVKTGTDFRGMVHGQVLENLYVAGAVLEGFNPIKEGCGGGVSVLSALYVAEQILSK, encoded by the coding sequence ATGAAATTCGATACGATTATAATCGGGGGTGGACTGGCAGGATTGGTTGCCGGTATTTGTTTGTCGAAACACGGACAACGTTGTGTCATTATATCTTCAGGACAAAGTGCCCTGCATTTTTCTTCCGGTTCTTTGGATTTGCTGAATGTGTTGCCCGACGGGACAGAGGTGGCTCATCCTTTGAAAGCTATCGGACAGTTGCAGGAACAGGCGCCTGCCCATCCCTATGTAAAAATGGGGATGGAGGTATTTTCAAGACTGACCGGTGAGGCTGAGCGATTTTTTGAGGAAGTCGGAATCCATATGAGTGGAAGCGCCTTGAAGAATCATTATCGGGTGACTCCGATGGGGACGCTGAAGCCTGCCTGGCTTACCTTGAAAGATCATCCGGATTGTGATGCTGCCGATCGTTTACCCTGGAAGAAAATAGCAATATTCAATGTCCTGGGATTTTTGGATTTCTATACTCAGTTTATCGCGGATGAGTTCCGGAAAATGGGTACTGAAAGTAGGATTCATTCGTTTAATTTCCCTGCTTTGGAATATTTGCGTAAAAATCCTACTGAGATGAGGTCTGTCAATATTGCCCGGATGTTTGAGAAACAGGAAAATCTGGACGAACTGGCCACTTTGTTGAAAAGGGAAGCCGGTGAGGTCGAGGCGATCGTGTTGCCGGCGGTATTCGGTTTGAATCAGGATACAGCCTTGGATTATTTACAAAAGAGGGTTGGAAAAGAAATTTGTCTCTTGCCTACTCTGCCTCCTTCTGTCCCGGGGATCCGTACACAGCAGCAATTACGCAAATGTTTCCAGCAAGCCGGAGGTGTATATATGCTAGGGGATACCGTTTTGCGGGCAGAACAGGAAGGGAATCGGATTAGCCGGCTCTTTTCTTATAATCACGGAGAGATTCCTTTTGTCGGAAAGCATATCATCCTGGCTAGTGGCAGTTATTTCAGTCAGGGATTGATCGCTACTTCCGAACGGGTGTATGAACCTGTTTTTGATTTGGATGTCACTTATCCGGAAGATCGGAATCTGTGGTATGGCCGGAATGCATTCGACCGGCAACCGTATGAAGGTTTCGGTGTGAAGACGGGAACTGATTTCCGGGGGATGGTGCACGGGCAGGTATTGGAAAATTTGTATGTGGCGGGAGCTGTTCTGGAGGGATTTAATCCGATTAAAGAAGGATGTGGTGGTGGGGTTTCTGTTTTGAGTGCTTTGTATGTAGCTGAACAAATTTTAAGTAAATAA
- the glpC gene encoding anaerobic glycerol-3-phosphate dehydrogenase subunit GlpC yields the protein MNLQQHNISDNNFEQCIKCTVCTVYCPVAAVNPDYPGPKQAGPDGERLRLKKFGFYDETLKYCINCKRCEVACPSNVKIGDIIQAARIKFSKKKPGVRDFILANTDLVGTLSTPVAPVVNATLGLKPVKAILDGVLKIDHRRTFPKYAFGTFESWYKKQVKEQLAFPKQVSYFHGCYVNYNYPQLGKDLVKVMNALGIGVRLLEKEKCCGVALISNGFIKQARKQADINIGSIRKSVVDKNIPVIATSSTCTFTIRDEYPHLLGVKNEDVREQVELATRYIYRLLSQETGQLEFRKDKKLRVAYHTPCHMEKLGWAYYSIELLKSIPNVELVLLDSQCCGIAGTYGFKKENYKTSQDIGNSLFKQIEESGVDYVVTDCETCKWQIEMSTSKCCKHPISVLAEMLQD from the coding sequence ATGAATCTTCAACAACATAATATTAGTGACAATAATTTCGAACAGTGCATCAAATGTACGGTTTGTACGGTTTATTGTCCGGTAGCGGCTGTCAATCCGGATTATCCCGGTCCTAAACAGGCAGGTCCTGACGGAGAACGCCTGCGTCTGAAGAAGTTCGGTTTTTATGACGAGACCTTGAAATATTGTATCAATTGCAAGCGGTGTGAAGTGGCCTGTCCTTCTAATGTGAAGATCGGAGATATCATCCAGGCGGCAAGGATTAAATTCAGTAAAAAGAAACCGGGAGTACGGGATTTTATTCTGGCGAATACCGATTTGGTCGGGACTCTCTCCACTCCTGTGGCGCCGGTTGTGAATGCAACGCTGGGATTGAAACCGGTAAAAGCGATTTTGGATGGAGTGTTGAAAATCGATCATCGCCGTACTTTCCCGAAATATGCTTTCGGAACTTTCGAAAGCTGGTATAAGAAACAAGTGAAAGAACAACTTGCTTTTCCGAAACAGGTGAGTTATTTCCATGGATGTTATGTGAATTACAATTACCCGCAGTTGGGGAAAGATCTCGTTAAGGTTATGAATGCCCTCGGGATCGGGGTGAGGTTGTTGGAAAAAGAAAAATGTTGCGGGGTGGCGCTGATTTCGAATGGTTTTATCAAACAAGCTCGGAAACAGGCTGATATCAATATCGGTTCGATTCGGAAATCGGTCGTGGATAAAAATATTCCTGTTATTGCCACCTCTTCTACCTGTACTTTTACGATTCGGGATGAATATCCGCATTTGTTGGGCGTGAAGAATGAAGATGTGAGAGAGCAGGTAGAGCTGGCTACCCGCTATATTTACCGCTTGCTGAGTCAGGAAACCGGACAATTGGAGTTCAGAAAAGATAAGAAACTACGGGTGGCTTATCATACTCCTTGTCATATGGAAAAGCTGGGGTGGGCTTATTATTCGATCGAATTATTGAAGTCGATTCCGAATGTGGAACTGGTATTGCTCGATTCGCAATGTTGCGGAATTGCCGGGACTTACGGTTTCAAAAAGGAAAATTACAAGACTTCGCAGGATATCGGTAATTCCTTGTTTAAACAGATCGAGGAATCCGGTGTGGATTATGTCGTAACTGATTGTGAAACTTGTAAATGGCAGATCGAAATGTCTACTTCTAAATGTTGTAAACATCCAATCTCGGTCTTGGCGGAAATGTTACAGGATTGA
- the glpT gene encoding glycerol-3-phosphate transporter, translating into MWSFLKPEPHRPLLSKEKIDPTYKRLRWQVFIGIFIGYAGYYLVRKNFSLAMPYLVDMGFDKGLLGVAISANAIAYGLSKFIMGGVSDRSSARKFLPLGLTLSALATLLLGTKVGVSSIVSMFILQFLIGWFQGMGWPPCGRVMTHWFSQNERGTKMSIWNCAHNVGGALIGPMAAGGLVWFGSWQAGTFWFPAVVALIIVVIAYSLIRDTPQSCGLPPIEEYRNDYPKNYSAKSEVELTAKEIFFKYVLNNKTLWFIALANAFIYLIRYGVLDWAPTYLKEVKGYDITEIGWAYFVYEFAAIPGTIVCGWLSDKLFKGRRALTTMIYMVLIAVSIFVYWQFSATPLMDSICLIAIGFLIYGPVMLIGVHALDLAPKKAAGTAAGFTGFFGYFFGTALFANIGLGYIVQHLGWNWNFIVLLGACALAFLFIAFTYKEEQYLVKNKN; encoded by the coding sequence ATGTGGAGTTTTTTAAAACCAGAGCCTCATCGGCCCTTGTTGTCAAAAGAAAAGATTGATCCGACGTATAAGCGTCTGCGTTGGCAAGTATTCATCGGTATCTTTATTGGATATGCAGGCTACTATTTAGTTCGGAAGAATTTTTCTCTTGCTATGCCTTATCTGGTGGATATGGGATTCGATAAAGGGCTTCTCGGGGTTGCTATTTCAGCTAATGCTATTGCCTATGGATTGTCTAAGTTTATTATGGGTGGGGTTTCAGACCGTAGTAGTGCCCGTAAATTCTTGCCCTTGGGGTTGACATTGTCGGCTTTAGCTACTCTTTTATTAGGTACGAAAGTGGGAGTTTCTTCCATCGTCTCTATGTTTATTTTGCAATTTCTGATCGGTTGGTTTCAGGGGATGGGATGGCCTCCGTGTGGCCGTGTTATGACGCATTGGTTTTCACAAAACGAAAGAGGAACGAAAATGTCTATCTGGAATTGTGCTCACAATGTAGGTGGTGCTTTGATCGGTCCGATGGCTGCCGGTGGTTTGGTATGGTTCGGTTCCTGGCAAGCCGGTACATTCTGGTTCCCGGCGGTGGTGGCTTTGATTATTGTGGTTATCGCTTATTCGTTGATCCGGGATACTCCGCAATCTTGTGGTTTACCTCCTATCGAAGAGTATCGGAATGATTACCCTAAAAATTACAGTGCTAAATCGGAGGTTGAACTGACGGCTAAAGAGATCTTTTTCAAATATGTTTTGAATAATAAGACTTTGTGGTTTATCGCGCTGGCCAATGCTTTTATTTATCTGATCCGTTACGGTGTATTGGATTGGGCCCCCACCTATCTGAAAGAGGTGAAGGGATATGATATTACAGAAATCGGTTGGGCTTATTTTGTTTATGAATTTGCTGCTATTCCCGGTACGATCGTATGTGGATGGTTGAGTGACAAATTGTTCAAGGGACGCCGTGCTTTAACGACCATGATCTATATGGTTTTGATCGCTGTTTCGATCTTTGTTTACTGGCAGTTCAGTGCTACTCCGCTGATGGATAGTATTTGTCTGATTGCTATCGGTTTCTTGATTTACGGACCGGTGATGTTGATCGGGGTACACGCTTTGGATCTGGCTCCTAAAAAGGCTGCCGGTACGGCTGCCGGATTTACCGGGTTCTTCGGCTATTTCTTTGGAACGGCCCTGTTCGCTAATATCGGTTTAGGTTATATCGTGCAGCATTTGGGATGGAATTGGAACTTTATCGTTTTGTTGGGTGCTTGTGCTTTAGCCTTCCTGTTTATTGCATTTACTTATAAAGAAGAACAATATCTGGTTAAAAACAAAAACTAA